In a single window of the Dethiosulfovibrio salsuginis genome:
- a CDS encoding efflux RND transporter periplasmic adaptor subunit, whose product MNRLKVAYAAVIIAMWPFCAPALAQDPVPPARVEVIEIVTEPQVYKGFSENSTLEAIDQVTIYPRVSGRLMKMLVKQGDPVKSGQPLAELDHREMDAQIAQAQAQIAVAQAQVAQAMAELENAQRERDRYKRLVTEGFSTQQQLDSKETIYRTAKAAVDLNRAQVRQYQANLKRLQVDLSEYTLKASIPGTVVNDYNRTPGEMITTQTALVQIADTTRLKAVIQATEAHAKLIENGMAAIVTVGNTRLNGQVYRVRPFVDVSTRTTQVEVAVDNSADLKPGMFARVFIVEKELKDAIMVPPESIRTLEDSSWVMISREGKAHKVEVLTGITADGRVEIIQGISPGDKVIVSGGRNLEDQDPITEIAR is encoded by the coding sequence TTGAACCGACTGAAAGTGGCCTATGCTGCGGTAATTATAGCGATGTGGCCGTTCTGCGCCCCTGCATTAGCCCAGGATCCCGTCCCTCCCGCCAGGGTAGAGGTTATAGAGATCGTGACGGAGCCCCAGGTATACAAAGGCTTCTCGGAGAACAGCACATTAGAGGCCATAGACCAGGTTACCATATATCCCAGGGTCTCCGGCAGGCTGATGAAAATGTTGGTCAAGCAGGGAGATCCGGTCAAGTCGGGACAGCCTCTGGCCGAACTGGATCACCGGGAGATGGACGCACAGATAGCCCAGGCCCAGGCCCAGATAGCGGTGGCCCAGGCTCAGGTAGCCCAGGCCATGGCGGAGTTGGAGAACGCCCAGAGGGAGAGGGATAGGTACAAAAGGCTGGTAACCGAGGGTTTCTCCACCCAGCAGCAACTAGACAGCAAAGAGACGATCTACAGGACCGCCAAGGCCGCCGTCGACCTAAACAGGGCCCAGGTCCGTCAGTATCAGGCCAACCTCAAGAGGCTCCAGGTGGACCTGTCGGAGTACACCCTTAAGGCGTCTATACCGGGAACGGTGGTAAACGACTACAACCGGACGCCAGGGGAGATGATAACGACCCAAACTGCGCTGGTTCAGATAGCCGACACCACCAGGCTGAAAGCGGTCATCCAGGCCACCGAAGCCCACGCAAAGCTCATAGAGAACGGCATGGCCGCCATCGTCACGGTAGGGAACACCAGACTCAACGGGCAGGTCTACCGGGTCAGGCCCTTCGTCGACGTCAGCACCAGGACCACCCAGGTAGAGGTGGCGGTGGACAACTCGGCGGATCTAAAACCTGGAATGTTCGCCAGGGTCTTCATCGTGGAGAAAGAGCTTAAAGACGCCATAATGGTGCCCCCCGAATCTATCAGGACCCTGGAGGACAGCTCCTGGGTGATGATCAGCAGAGAGGGAAAGGCCCATAAAGTGGAAGTATTGACCGGAATAACCGCCGACGGCAGGGTAGAGATTATCCAGGGGATCTCACCAGGAGACAAAGTAATCGTCTCAGGAGGACGAAACCTGGAGGACCAGGATCCTATCACCGAAATCGCGAGATAA